One genomic segment of Helianthus annuus cultivar XRQ/B chromosome 14, HanXRQr2.0-SUNRISE, whole genome shotgun sequence includes these proteins:
- the LOC110908043 gene encoding mechanosensitive ion channel protein 6, protein MIHPSPSPASFTVHLLNINLISNLRFKPSNSLNKFMDKFRKSFTRSPPHESQIEPEEKQILLHQIDHTIDLSSVTTSNAVMRPPPSPSPSSSPPTSDERRQNINVASPTEQQVDVPAYPQNRFKTTNMNAEQQIDLQQNRYKTPIINGAVGTGASEQIELAAHTQSSNKVWRDSSYDFSNDNDKFDFITSPQLSPALSRIAESPNNYGILTPKDVRVSFHEEVIEPQQPRHRSNRSNGSNRNSPGGGGEEVTVCSANASFRGKSSLLRTKTKSRLIDPPEADQRSGRLSKSGLLNKGGSEIDEDDPFLDEDLPDEYKQLRYSKWTLLQLFSLILILAALTCTLTIPFLVHKTLFDLEYWKWGVMLLVLVCGRLVSGWGIRVTVFLIERNFMLRKRVLYFVYGLRKAVQNCVWLALVLIVWQCIFDRKVERMDAGRNVLPYVTKIWVCLLVGTIVWLFKTLLVKVLASSFHVSTFFDRIQESLFNQYVIETLSGPPLIEIQQEREEEDRVIEEVQKLQNAGATLPPDLKANIFKKSGRFIATPRTNTTTPMAGKSGKFFSEVNTPKKVDEGITIDHLHRLNQKNISAWNMKRLMNIVRTGVLSTLDEQLQGATGDEDESAVQITNEKQAKIAAKRIFLNVAKQGSKRIYLADLMRFLREDEALKAIHLFDGECETKGISKGALKNWVVNVFRERRALALSLNDTKTAVNKLHQMLNVVVGILIIVIWLLILKVATTHFFIFLSSQLLLVVFVFGNTCKTTFEAIIFLFVMHPFDVGDRCEIDSVQMIVEEMNILTTVFLRYDNQKIIYPNSVLATKPIANYYRSPDMGDAIDFCIHVSTPVEKVALMKERITSYIENKSDHWYPAPLIIVRDVEDLNRLKISIWLSHRMNFQDMGERWQRRALLVEEMIKIFRDLDIEYRMLPVDINVRNMPSLSSNRLPSNWTACTN, encoded by the exons ATGATTCATCCATCACCTTCACCTGCTTCGTTTACTGTCCACCTATTAAACATTAATTTAATCTCAAATCTCCGTTTTAAACCCTCAAATTCCCTCAACAAATTCATGGATAAATTCCGAAAATCCTTCACCAGATCACCACCCCACGAATCTCAGATCGAACCAGAAGAAAAACAAATCTTACTTCACCAAATCGATCACACCATTGATCTCAGTTCTGTTACAACCTCTAACGCCGTCATGCGTCCGCCACCCTCACCGTCACCCTCATCCTCACCACCCACTTCCGACGAACGCCGGCAAAACATTAATGTTGCATCTCCTACTGAACAACAAGTAGACGTACCAGCGTACCCACAAAACCGTTTCAAGACTACAAATATGAATGCTGAACAACAAATAGATTTACAGCAAAACCGTTACAAAACCCCCATTATCAATGGTGCTGTGGGTACTGGTGCTAGTGAACAAATAGAGCTAGCAGCACACACCCAAAGCTCTAACAAAGTATGGCGAGACTCAAGCTACGATTTCTCCAACGACAACGATAAATTCGACTTCATAACCTCACCACAGCTGTCACCGGCGTTATCACGGATCGCCGAGAGTCCAAACAACTACGGAATCCTCACGCCGAAAGACGTAAGGGTTTCGTTTCACGAAGAGGTGATTGAACCGCAACAGCCACGGCACCGGTCGAACCGGTCAAACGGGAGTAACCGGAACAGtcccggtggtggtggtgaagaaGTAACAGTTTGTTCAGCGAATGCTTCGTTTCGTGGGAAATCGAGCTTGTTACGGACGAAAACGAAGTCGAGGTTGATAGATCCGCCGGAGGCGGATCAGAGATCGGGCCGGTTATCGAAATCGGGGTTGTTAAACAAAGGGGGTAGCGAAATCGATGAAGATGATCCGTTTTTGGATGAGGATTTACCGGATGAGTATAAGCAGTTAAGGTATAGCAAATGGACTTTACTTCAATTGTTTAGTTTGATATTGATTCTTGCTGCTTTGACCTGCACACTTACTATTCCGTTTTTAGTGCATAAGACTTTGTTTGATCTTGAATATTGGAAATGGGGGGTTATGTTGTTAGTTTTGGTATGTGGGAGATTGGTTTCGGGTTGGGGGATACGCGTTACCGTGTTTTTGATTGAACGGAACTTCATGTTGCGAAAACGGGTGCTGTATTTTGTCTACGGGCTGCGGAAAGCGGTTCAGAATTGTGTTTGGTTGGCTTTGGTTTTGATCGTTTGGCAATGTATATTCGATCGGAAAGTCGAACGGATGGACGCTGGGAGAAATGTTTTGCCATATGTGACCAAGATTTGGGTGTGTCTTTTGGTTGGTACTATTGTTTGGTTGTTTAAAACATTGTTGGTGAAAGTACTCGCTTCTTCGTTCCATGTGAGCACGTTTTTTGACCGGATTCAAGAATCTTTGTTCAACCAGTATGTGATTGAGACGCTTTCGGGCCCACCGTTGATTGAGATTCAACAAGAACGCGAAGAGGAAGATCGTGTGATCGAAGAGGTTCAAAAGCTTCAGAACGCGGGGGCCACTTTACCACCTGATCTGAAGGCGAATATATTTAAGAAAAGTGGGAGGTTTATTGCTACTCCGAGAACTAACACTACCACTCCCATGGCTGGTAAAAGTGGTAAATTTTTTTCTGAAGTTAACACGCCTAAAAAAGTCGATGAGGGGATAACTATTGATCATCTGCACCGGTTAAATCAGAAGAATATATCGGCTTGGAATATGAAACGGTTGATGAATATTGTTCGTACGGGTGTATTGTCTACTCTAGATGAGCAATTGCAGGGTGCGACGGGTGATGAAGACGAGTCTGCAGTACAGATTACAAACGAAAAGCAGGCGAAAATTGCAGCCAAGAGAATTTTCTTAAATGTTGCTAAACAAGGCTCTAA ACGTATTTATTTAGCGGATTTGATGCGTTTTCTGAGAGAGGATGAAGCTTTGAAGGCAATACACCTCTTTGATGGAGAATGTGAAACGAAAGGAATCAGCAAAGGAGCTCTAAAAAATTGGGTG GTTAATGTATTCCGAGAACGAAGAGCACTTGCATTATCTCTCAATGACACAAAGACAGCCGTAAACAAACTCCATCAAATGTTGAACGTAGTTGTCGGGATCTTAATAATCGTGATTTGGCTTCTTATACTTAAAGTCGCAACTACACATTTCTTTATTTTCCTAAGTTCACAATTGCTTTTGGTCGTGTTCGTGTTTGGTAACACATGCAAGACAACATTCGAGGCCATTATTTTCTTGTTTGTGATGCATCCGTTTGATGTGGGCGATCGTTGTGAAATCGACAGTGTTCAG ATGATAGTTGAGGAGATGAATATATTAACAACGGTTTTCTTGAGGTACGACAATCAAAAAATTATATACCCGAACAGTGTCTTGGCCACAAAACCGATTGCCAATTATTACCGTAGTCCGGATATGGGAGATGCCATCGATTTCTGTATACATGTATCAACTCCTGTAGAAAAAGTTGCTCTCATGAAGGAAAGGATAACAAG cTACATTGAGAACAAGAGCGATCATTGGTACCCAGCACCTTTGATCATAGTGAGGGACGTTGAAGACTTGAATCGGCTAAAGATCTCGATATGGCTTTCACACCGTATGAACTTCCAAGACATGGGTGAAAGATGGCAACGCCGAGCTCTTTTAGTCGAAGAAATGATCAAAATCTTTAGAGACCTTGATATTGAATACCGTATGCTCCCGGTTGATATTAATGTCCGTAACATGCCGTCCTTGTCCTCAAACCGGCTTCCCTCAAATTGGACCGCGTGCACAAATTGA